The window TCGTTGAGACAGAGACGGAAATCACCGAGCAGCGCTTCGATGTCCGGCTGCTGCGGGTTCATCGCAGCCATCACCAGCAAGCCGATGGTGTTGTTCAGGGCCAGCAGCTTGTCGGGATCGAACATTCGCGGTCTTTCGCTCGAGTGAAGAGGGAGCGCGAAACTCTGCGATGGATCAATCGAGAAAGAAGTCGGGAAAAACGGTATTTGGCGTAGGGCGAATCGCTAAATCATCGATATCGCGTCTGCGCGGCTCGGGTTTTGCCCGTTGCTCCATGTCGCCGCCGCCCGCTATGCTGCTGAACCCTTTAATCAATCACGGAGCCGGCCGCACCTGAGCCGCCTGGGATGTCATTGAAAACGGATCAGATGCGATGAATGCAGCGCTGGATGAGTTCGGCCCGATCAAGGCCGTGATTTTCGATATGGACGGCTTGCTGCTGGATACCGAGGGCATTTACACCGAGGTGACGTCGATCATTGCCGGGCGTTACGGGCGGACCTTCGACTGGAGCCTCAAGCAACACATCATCGGTCGCGGTGCTGGTGACCTCGCACGTTATGTGGTCGAGGCGCTGGAATTGCCGATTACAGCCGAAGAGTTTCTGCTGATCCGCGAGCCGTTGATGCGCGAGCGTTTTCCTACAGCGCAGGCGATGCCTGGCGCACAGGAACTGGTCCGGCATCTGAAGGCTCACAACATTCCCATTGCGGTGGGCACCAGTTCGTCGAGTCAGTCGTTCGGCCAGAAAACCACGTTGCACCGCGACTGGTTCTCTATGTTCGATTTCATCGTCACTGCCGATGATCCGGAAGTCGGCGCGGCCAAACCAGCGCCGGACATCTTCCTCACCGCAGCGCGGCGTTTGGGTGTCGCACCGCAGGATTGCCTGGTGTTCGAGGATTCGCCGTTCGGTGTCACGGCGGCGAAAGCGGCGGGGATGACGGCGATTGCGATTCCGGATGCGGCCATGGCCGATGAAAAATACGCACACGCCGATGGCATTCTTCGTACGCTGAAAGCCTTCAAGCCGAGTGCGTTTGGCTTGCCGGCGCTTGAGTGGGCGTGACACGGAAAATGTGGGAGCGGGCTTGCTCGCGAAGAGGGAGTATCAGTCGACACTTATGTTGACTGATTCACCGCTTTCGCGAGCAAGCCCGCTCCCACATTTGGATTGCGTTTAACTCATCAGGCGCCAAAACCACCGTCGATGGTCAGGCTCGCACCCGTGATATAGCCGGCCTCGGGACCGACGAGGTAGGCGACGAAACTGGCGATCTCTTCGGCTTTGCCATAACGCCCTACAGCCATCAGCGGGATCAGGCTGTCGGCGAAGTCGCCATCGGCCGGGTTCATGTCGGTATCGACCGGGCCCGGTTGCATGTTGTTGATGGTGATGCCTTTAGGGCCGAGGTCACGGGCCAGGCCCTTGGTCAGGCCGACCAGCGCCGATTTGCTCATGGCGTACGGGCCGCCACCCGCGAAGGGCATGCGATCGGCGTTGGTGCTGCCGATGTTGATGATCCGGCCGCCCTCGGTCATGTGTTTGGCCGCGGCCTGGGTGGCGATGAACACGCTGCGTACGTTGATGGCCAGGGTCTGGTCGAAATCTTCGAGTTTGAAATCTTCCAGCGGCGCAACGGCCAGCACACCAGCGTTGTTGACCAGGATATCCAGTCGACCAAAGGTCTCTACCGTCGCGGTTACGGCGTTGCGAATGGCTTCGGCATCGGCACTGTCAGCCTTGATGGCCAGGGCCTTGCCGCCGTTGGCGATGATGGTGTTTTGCAGTTCTTCAGCCTTTGCCGTGGAGCTGACGTAGGTGAAGGCAACGGTCGCGCCTTCAGCGGCCAGGCGTTTGACAATGGCTGCGCCGATGCCCCGGGAACCGCCTTGAATCAATGCCACTTTGCCGCTGAGGTTCTGAGTAGTCATATCGATCTCCAAGTCCCGAGGCGAGATGTCCCGGTTGATGGAGCCTAGTATCGATTCAGGATTGCAGGCTGTGTAGACGGTAATTGCTATAGTCTGTGTAAACCAGAAGTTTATAGTGATGCGCCATGGAAACCTTCAGCAGTATCGAATGCTTTGTACGCAGTGCCGAAGTCGGCAGCTTCGCCGAAGCCGCGCGGCGCTTGAGTCTGACGCCGGCGGCGGTGGGTAAAAGCGTCGCCAAACTGGAAGCACGACTGGGTGTGCGGCTGTTTCAGCGCAGCACTCGCAGCCTGACGCTGACCGAGGCCGGTCAGTTGTTCTTGAGTCAGGTCAGTGCCAGCCTGACGACCATCCAGAACGCCGTGGCCCATCTGGCCAACGCCGAAGGGCGGCCGGCGGGGACTTTGAAAGTCAGCATGGGCACGGTGTTCGGGAGGTTATATGTCGTGCCGCTGCTTGGCGAGTTTCTACGGCGCTTTCCGGCGATCAATCCGGACTGGCATTTCGACAATCGTCAGGTCGACCTGATCGGCCAGGGTTTCGATGCGGCGATTGGTGGTGGCTTTGAGCTGCCCCAAGGCGTAGTTGCACGCAAGCTGGCACCGGCGCATCGGGTGTTGCTGGCTTCTGCAGATTATCTTGCGCGACATGAAGCGATCACGGAGCCGGAGGATCTTCAGCATCACGACGGCATCCTGATCCGGTCGCCGCAAACCGGACGCGTGCGTTCCTGGCAGTTGATCGGCCGCAGCCCCCAACACTGCCGCCCGTTGATGATCAAGGCGCGAATGACCATGAGCGATTCGGATGCGGCATGCGCCGCAGCAGCACAAGGCCTGGGCATTGCGCTTGTGAGCATGCCGTTCGCGGTGAATTATCTGGAGGCGGGCACGTTGCAGCGAGTCTTGCCGGACTGGTACATCGATGACGGCAGTATTTCGATCTACTACGCGGAGCACAAACTGCTGCCGGGCAAGACCCGGGCGTTTGTCGATTTCATTATTGAGCAGTTTGCGGAGCAGGGGTTGGGGCAGAGGTTCAGTGCAATTTGAGCATGGCTGTAGACCGAGGTGTGGCCATCGCCAGCAGGCTGGCTCCCACAAAAGCTGTGGGAGCCGGGCTTGCCCGCGATGAACGATAACGCGGTCTATCGCATAAACTTCTGCGGCCAGCCAATGATGTTCTTTGGCCGCGGTGTCGCATAAGTCCGCACTTTCGAGGTCGACAATCCCAGCCGCACCAACGACTCGGCAATGGTTACTGCCGCCGTCACACCATCAATCACCGGCACGCCGGTACGTTGGCGAATCTGCTCATCCAGCCCGGCCATGCCGCCGCAGCCCAGGCAGATCACTTCGGCTTTGTCCTGGGTCACCGCCAACTCGGCTTGATGCACGATGGCCGCCAATGCGCGTTGTGGTTCGTGTTCCAGTTCCAGTACCGCCAGACCGCTGGCTCGCACCGAAGCGCAGCGGTCCCAGAGCCCGGAGAGTTTCAGGCGATCTTCGATCAGCGGCACGGTGCGGTCGAGCGTGGTGACGACCGAATAGGCGTGACCGAGGAACATCGCGGTGCTCGCCGCAGCGTCGGTGATGTCCACCACGGGCACGTTGAGCAATTCCTGTAGACCTTCGCGGCCGTGTTCGCCATAGCCGGCCTGGATCACGGCATCGAAGGGTTGGTCGTAGGACATCACCCGATCCATGACAGCGATAGCGGCCAGATAGCTTTCGAAATTACCTTCGATGGAGTCGGCACCGAAGAAGGGCGTCAGGCCGACGATTTCCGTTCCGGGTGCGGCCACGGCCTGGGCCGAGCGGGCGATGGCCTGGGTGATGGATTCGGTGGTGTTGACGTTGACCACGAGAATTCGCATGGGAAGTCCTTATAGCGGGTGGTTCTGCGGCCCGACGCTGCCGGGCCGCGATGGAGTTAATGGCTGACGTTGTCGACCGCGATGGCTTCGCCGCTGACGTCGGCGTAGTGCGGTTGGCGTTTGGCGATGATCAGGTAGAGCAAGCCGGCAATCGCGGCGCCAATCAGCCAGGAGAACGGCGACACCAAGTGGAAACCCGGTACCAGCGCCAGGACGATGGCGATCAGGGCTGCGGGAATGAACGCCGCCACGGCGCGCAAATTGACTCCGCGGCTGTAGTAATAAGCGCCGTTCGGGTCTTCGCTGTACAACTGCGGCACGTTGACCTGACCTTTTCGTACAAGCCAGTAGTCGACCATGATCACGCCATACAACGGGCCGAGCAGCGCGCCGAGACCTGACAGGAAGTACACGATCACCAACGGGCTGTTGTAGAGGTTCCACGGCAGGATCAGCACGGCGATGGTCGCGCTGATCAGCCCGGCGCGGCGGAAGGTCAGGTATTTCGGCGCCAAGTTGCTGAGCACAAACGCCGGGGCAACGAAGTTCGCCATGATGTTCACCGCCACGGTGACGATCAGGAACGCCAGGCAACCGAGGACCAGGAAGAATGTGTTGGGAATCGAGGCGATGATTTCGGTCGGGCTTTCGATGATCCGGCCATTGATCTGAAATTGCGCGCCACACAGCAGGACGGTGATGGCGGCGAACACCAGAATGTTGACCGGCAGGCCCCAGAAGTTTCCGACCTTGATGGTCTTGCGGCACGGCGAAGAACGGGCGAAGTCGCAGAAGTTGAGGATCAGCGTGCCGTAGATCGCCAGCCACAGCGCGCCACCGGCAAAGATGTTGCGCCACATCTCGCCCCCGGTCAGTGGTTCACGGATCGACCAGGCGATGGTTGCGTTGGCCTGAAAGTACATCCAGGCGGCGAGGGCGGCGACGGTCAGCAAAATCACCGGCCCGGCAAACGCCTCATAACGTCGCACCATCTCCATGCCGTAGGCGAGGATTGCCAATTGCACGAACCAGATCGCCACGAAGCACACCCAGCCCAAGGTCGACAGACCGAGGATCGAGTCATGGTCGTAGTCGGCGAATCCGGGGTGGACGGCGGTCAACAACACGCGGAAGACCACTGACGCCAGGTACGTCTGAATGCCGAACCAGGCGATGGCGATCACGGCACGGATCAACGCAGGAATCTGCGCGCCATGAATGCCGAAACTGATCCGGCTGATGACCGGAAACGGCACGCCGGTCTTTTGGCCCATGTAGCCGGACAGGTTCATGAAGAAATACACCAGTGCTGCGCCGATCCCCAGAGACAGGAGAATCTGCCAGCCTCCAAGGCCCAAGGCATATAGCCCGATGGCGAACGAGTAGTTGGCGATGTTGTGCACATCGTTGGTCCACAACGCGAAGATGCTGTAGCGGCCCCAGCGTCGGCCTTCGGCCTTGGTTGGCGCGAGGTCTTTATTGTGCAGGCGAGGGCTGAGCACGACAGATTCAAGTGTTGGATCAAAAGCGGTTTGGGTGGCGTGGGAGGAGGGTAGATCCAGCGCGATATTGTTGTTTGAGAGACTTGTACGCATTCCGGCAGGCTCCTGATGCTCGACGCCGCGATGACTGTGCATGAGCGCTTGGCTCGACAAATCTTCGTCGCGGTGTAGCGAATATCATTGGTTACGGGGCATCTGCAGCCTGTACGGGATAGGGCGCTTCAGGCTTGCGGATCTAAAGTGTGTGTATGTTTTGTGGTTATTGTATACAAAACATGTATGCACTTAAGCGAGTTCCATGCCAGTGGAGGGATCTATGAAAAGCGCTGCTCATTTCGTTTTGTTATGGCTTTTCGCCAAGTTGCTGAAAAATAGAAAATATAAATTGACCGTTTGAACAGGTATTTATTTTTATCGAGCAGATTGGGCAAGCGCAGATGAATTGCGTCGGGAGGGGAATGTAACTTTTGGGGGCGCGGAAACAAAAAAGTGCACACATAAATGGCACCGATGGTGACATTCGTGTGTACACATTTGTTGGGCGCCTGATGCAGGCCAATGTGGGAGCTAGCCTGCTAGCGATGGCGGTCGACCAGTCAGCGTTGTTGTGACTGACATATCGCCATCGCTAGCAGGCTAGCTCCCACCGGGGATTTCACAGGGCAGGAAGGTAAAAGTGTTACGCCTTGCTGATTATATTCCCCGCATGCAGCCCACATTCTTTCTGGGTGGCTTCTTCCCACCACCAACGGCCTTCGCGCTCGTGCTGGTTCGGCAGTACCGGGCGGGTGCACGGTTCGCAGCCGATGCTGATGAAACCGCGCTCATGCAGGCTGTTGTACGGCAGCTCCAGCATGCGGATGTAGCCCCAGATCTCTTCGCTGGTCATTTGCGCCAGCGGGTTGAACTTGTACAGGGTGCGTTCCGGGGTGGAGAACGCGGTGTCGATTTCCATCACCGCGACGGCGCTGCGGGTGCCAGGGCTCTGATCGCGGCGCTGGCCGGTGGCCCATGCCTTTACGCCGGACAGCTTGCGGCGCAGCGGTTCAATCTTGCGGATGCCGCAGCATTCGCCATGGCCGTCCTTGTAGAAACTGAACAGGCCTTTTTCCTTCACGAACGGTTCGAGTTTGGTGTAGTCCGGCGACACCAGTTCGATGTCGATCTTGTAGTGCTCGCGCACCTGATCGATGAAGCGGTAGGTCTCGGGATGCAAGCGGCCGGTGTCGAGGCTGAACACCTTGACGTTCTTGTTCAGCTTCCAGGCCATGTCCACCAGCACCACGTCCTCGGCGCCGCTGAAAGATATCCACAGGTCATCGCCGAACTCGGCAAACGCGAGCTTCAGGATGTCCTGGGCGGATTTGTTGGCATAGGTCGTGGCGAGTTCCACGACGTCGAACGTTGGGCTCATCAGGGCGGCTTCCTACAGGTCGGTGGCGCTGGGCGCTCTATATGGGGCCGATGGTAACAAAAAGCAGTGCTGCTCGGGGCGTCCTCTGCGTTGCGCGGTGGGGGAGGAGTCGCTAGAGTTCGGCCTCGCTCGACTCAATAAACAATACAAATGGGAGTGTCTTGTGGAAATTGCCTGTCTGGATCTTGAAGGTGTGCTGGTCCCGGAAATCTGGATCGCCTTTGCCGAAAAAACCGGGATCGAATCCCTCAGGGCCACCACCCGGGACATTCCCGACTACGACGTGCTGATGAAGCAGCGCCTGCGGATTCTCGACGAACACGGCCTGAAACTCGCCGACATCCAGGAAGTGATCGCCACCCTCAAGCCGCTGGACGGCGCGGTCGAGTTCGTCAACTGGCTGCGCGAGCGCTTCCAGGTGGTGATTCTGTCGGACACGTTCTACGAGTTTTCCCAGCCGTTGATGCGTCAATTGGGCTTCCCGACCTTGCTCTGCCATCGTCTGATTACCGACGACACCGGGCGGGTGACCAGCTATCAGTTGCGTCAGAAAGATCCCAAGCGGCAGTCGGTTCTGGCGTTCAAGAGTCTCTATTACCGGGTGATCGCGGCGGGCGATTCCTACAACGACACCACGATGCTGGGCGAGGCGGATGCCGGGATTCTGTTCCATGCGCCGGATAACGTGATTGCCGAGTTCCCGCAGTTCCCGGCGGTGCATACGTTTGAGGAGTTGAAGCAGGAGTTCATCAAGGCGTCGAATCGGACCTTGAGTCTGTAATCGTTTTTGAGGACGCCATCGCGGGCAAGCCTTGCTCCTACAGGTTTTGTGTCGTACGCCGCCATTCGGAACGACTCAAAACCTGTAGGAGCAAGGCTTGCCCGCGATGCTTTTAAAGGTTTTGCAGGGTATCGAGCAACACCTTCACCTTGGTGATCGATTCCTGATATTCAGCCTGCCACTCGGAATCGGCGACAATCCCGCCACCGCCCCAGCAACACACCTGCCCATCCTTGACCAGCAAACTGCGAATGGCGATGGAGCTGTCCATCTCGCCGCGCACGTCCAGGTACAGCAACGAGCCGCAATACAACCCGCGTCGCGTCGGTTCCAGTTCGTCGATGATCTGCATCGCCCGAATCTTCGGCGCGCCGGTGATCGAACCGCCCGGGAAGCTGCCGGCAATCAGGTCCAGCGCATCGCGATCATCCGCCAGCTCACCGGTCACGCTGCTCACAAGGTGATGCACGTTCGGGTAACTTTCCAGGCTGAACAATTCCGGGACCGATACCGAACCGGTGCGGCAAGTGCGGCCGAGGTCGTTGCGCAGCAAGTCGACGATCATCAGGTTTTCCGCGCGGTCCTTGGGGCTGGCCAGCAGTTCGGCGGCGTTTGCTGCGTCTTCGGCAGGCGACAGACCGCGCGGGCGTGTGCCTTTGATCGGGCGGGTTTCCACATGGCGCTCGCTGACTTTGACGAATCGCTCCGGCGACAGGCTCAAAACAGCGCCGCCATCGGGCAGGCTCTGAAAACCGGAAAACGGTGTCGGGCACGCCAACCGTAGTGCGCAGTACGCGGTCCAAGGATCACCTTGGCACGGTGCGCGAAAACGCTGGGCGAAATTGACCTGATAGCAATCGCCAGCCTGGATGTACTGCTGGATGCGTTCGATGGCCTGGCGATATTGCTCAGCGCTCAGGTCGGCGTTCATCGGCGCTTGCAATTTGAACGTCGCGGCCGTTTCAGCAACAGGCTGACTGAACAGCTGAATCAGGCGCTGACGTTCGCTGTCGACCAGCGTCGGGTGAAACACCAGTTGGCTGGTGGCCTGTTGGTGATCGCTGATCAGCGCCCAGGCGTACAAGCCGAAACGTGCATCCGGCAATTGCAGATCGTCCTGCGCCTGGCTTGGCAGATTCTCCAGGTGCCGACCGAAGTCGTAGCTCAGATAACCGATCAAACCGCCGGCGAACGGCAGGTCATGGGCGACCGTTGCTTCACCCAGTTCTGTCAGCCTGTCGCGCAGGCGTTGCAGGAAATCGCCGCCACTTTCGTCAGGCGATACCGTCAGTTGTTCCAGCGGCCAGGCGCTGAGCAAGTCAAACCGGCCACGCTCGGCGCTGGGGCGACCACTGTCGAGCAGCACGGCGCCGGGGGCATGACGAATGGCCGCGAAGTACTCGGCGGGGTTGGCGCGATAGGGTAGCGGATGTACGGAACAGGTCAGCATGGGCGGGGTAGATCAGCCATCGAGGCGGGGTGGCGATTGTAGTCCCCTCGGGGAATTGCTCCTAGAGGGGATGTGTGGGATCAACCCTCGACCGGCGGAATATGCCCAAACATTTCCTGCACAAACGCCACGCGTTCTTCGACGGTTTCAGTCACGCCGCGCGCCTTCAGTTCTTCCAGCCGCGCTTCGACGGCATGGGTGCGCAGCGTCAGGCCGCAGTCGTTGGCAATCTGAATATTCAAGCCGGGACGGGCGTTGAGTTCCAGAATCAGCGGGCCTTTTTCCTGGTCCAGCACCATATCAACACCGATGTAACCCAACCCGCACAGCTCATAGCAACCGGCGGCGAGTTTCATGAAACCGTCCCAGTAGGGCAGTTGCACGCCGTCCACCGCGTTGGTGGTGTCCGGGTGCTTGGTGATGATGTTGTTCAACCAGGTGCCGCGCAGCGTCAGGCCGGTGGCGAGGTCGACGCCGACGCCGATGGCGCCCTGGTGCAGATTCGCCTTGCCACCGGACTGCCGGGTCGGCAGGCGCAGCATGGCCATCACCGGGTAGCCCATCAGCACGATGATGCGGATGTCCGGCACACCTTCATAGCTGATGCTCTTGAAGATCTGGTCCGGTATCACTCGGTATTCGATCAGCGCCCGGTCGCGGTGCCCGCCGAGGGAGTACAGGCCGGTGAGAATGCTGGAAATATGGTGCTCGATTTCTTCATGGGGGATGATCTTGCCGGACACCGTGCGGTAGCGACCTTCGAAGCGGTCGGCGACGACAATGATGCCGTCACCGCCGGCGCCCTGTGCCGGCTTGATCACGAAATCGTTGCGCCCGCCGATGATCTCGCCGAGCTTGTCGATTTCCTTCTCCGTGGAAATCACTCCATACAGTTCCGGCACATGGATGCCGGCGGCGATCGCACGTTCCTTGGTGATGATCTTGTCATCGACAATCGGGTACAGGCTGCGCTTGTTGTACTTGAGCACGTAGTCTGCGTTACGCCGATTGATGCCCATGATGCCCCGGGCTTCCAGGGCCTTCCAGGTCTTCCAGAAGCCGAACATCAAGCGTCAGCCTTTTTCAGGAAGGCCTTGAAACGCACCAGTTCGGTCAGGCGGTAGCCACGGTAGCGACCCATCGCCAGCATGAAGCCCACCAGAATCAGCAGGATCGCCGGGAAGGTGAACACGAAGTACACCAGTTCCGGCACGCTCATGATCAGGTGCGCCAGGGACGCGGCGAACAGCGTGCCGATCGCCACTTTCATGGCGTGGCTGGCACCGCGTTCTTCCCAGGTGATCGACAGGCGTTCGATGGTCATGGTCAGGATCACCATCGGGAACAGTGCCACCGACAAACCGCGCTCCAGGCCGAGCTTGTGGCTGAACAGACTGATCGCCGCGATCAACACCACCACGAACGTCAGCACCACCGACAGTCTCGGCAGCATTTGCAGTTTCAGGTGTTCAAGGTAGGAACGCAGCGACAGCCCTAGCGCGGTGATGATCGTGAACAGGACGATGCCGAAGCCGAGCTGGGTTTCGCGGAAGGCCAGGGCGATCAGCACCGGGGTAAAGGTGCCGAGGGTCTGCAGACCGATCAGGTTGCGCAGTATCAGGATCACCAGCACGCCGATCGGGATCATCACCATGATCATGAAGGTTTGCTGGGTTTGCAGCGGCAAGCCGTACAGCGAGTATTCGAGGAAATTGGCGTCGGTGTTTTCGTCGGTCAGCTTGGCCAGGCGAATGGCGTTCATTTCGCTGTTGTTCATGCTGAAAGTGACAGTGGCTTTCTTGCCGCCATCGACGGTGATCAGGTTTTCGTCGCCGGTCCACCACAGCAGGCGGTCGGTCGGCAGGCCTTGTTCACCGTTTTCCGGATTGAAGTACAGCCAGTCGGTACCATTGAAGCTGCGCAGCCAGAGTTCCGGGGTCTGCGGTTGGTCGGCCACCAGACGGATGGTGTGGACCTTTTCCACCGGCACGTGGGCGATGGACAGCAGCAGTTCGACGATTTTCGCCTTGTGCGCCGGCGTCGGGTCGCCGGCCAGGAGCATCTTGGCGTTGTCGTCGTTGCTGTTGTTGACCCGCTTGATCGCTTCGCTGATGAAGGTCTCGACGTCGGCCGAATGCTGGCGGATCGGCGCGAGCAGCGCTTCGGCGGCGAGTTTCTCCGGGCCTTCCACGGCAATGCTGTCGCGGAAGGTCGGGCCTTTGATCTTGGCTTTTTCAGCGGTGTAGCGCTTGGTCAGCACCAGGCGGTAATAAAGCGTCTGGTTGCCCTTGGCCCGACGTGCCGACCAGGTGACCTTGCGGTTACCGTCGACCCGGTTCACGGCCACGCCGTAGTTATTGGAGATGAAGCTCTCGTTGAGGCTCACATAGTCGCGGCTCAGCGGCGGCACGAACATCTGGATCTTGACCGGATCCTTGGCACTGGCGACGAACTCGACCTTGGCGTCGATGTTCCACAAGTCGTCGGTGGCGTCCTCGGTCACTGGAATGCCCAGCACGAAGATCTGATAGGCCGTAACTGAAATGCCCAGCACCACCAGGATGGCGATCAGCATTTTCAGATGAAGGGTAAGAGAGCGCATTGGAATTACTCTGCGGTATGAGCGTCGGTAGCGCAGGC of the Pseudomonas sp. MAG733B genome contains:
- a CDS encoding HAD-IA family hydrolase; this encodes MNAALDEFGPIKAVIFDMDGLLLDTEGIYTEVTSIIAGRYGRTFDWSLKQHIIGRGAGDLARYVVEALELPITAEEFLLIREPLMRERFPTAQAMPGAQELVRHLKAHNIPIAVGTSSSSQSFGQKTTLHRDWFSMFDFIVTADDPEVGAAKPAPDIFLTAARRLGVAPQDCLVFEDSPFGVTAAKAAGMTAIAIPDAAMADEKYAHADGILRTLKAFKPSAFGLPALEWA
- a CDS encoding 3-oxoacyl-ACP reductase family protein, translating into MTTQNLSGKVALIQGGSRGIGAAIVKRLAAEGATVAFTYVSSTAKAEELQNTIIANGGKALAIKADSADAEAIRNAVTATVETFGRLDILVNNAGVLAVAPLEDFKLEDFDQTLAINVRSVFIATQAAAKHMTEGGRIINIGSTNADRMPFAGGGPYAMSKSALVGLTKGLARDLGPKGITINNMQPGPVDTDMNPADGDFADSLIPLMAVGRYGKAEEIASFVAYLVGPEAGYITGASLTIDGGFGA
- a CDS encoding LysR family transcriptional regulator; translation: METFSSIECFVRSAEVGSFAEAARRLSLTPAAVGKSVAKLEARLGVRLFQRSTRSLTLTEAGQLFLSQVSASLTTIQNAVAHLANAEGRPAGTLKVSMGTVFGRLYVVPLLGEFLRRFPAINPDWHFDNRQVDLIGQGFDAAIGGGFELPQGVVARKLAPAHRVLLASADYLARHEAITEPEDLQHHDGILIRSPQTGRVRSWQLIGRSPQHCRPLMIKARMTMSDSDAACAAAAQGLGIALVSMPFAVNYLEAGTLQRVLPDWYIDDGSISIYYAEHKLLPGKTRAFVDFIIEQFAEQGLGQRFSAI
- a CDS encoding aspartate/glutamate racemase family protein, whose translation is MRILVVNVNTTESITQAIARSAQAVAAPGTEIVGLTPFFGADSIEGNFESYLAAIAVMDRVMSYDQPFDAVIQAGYGEHGREGLQELLNVPVVDITDAAASTAMFLGHAYSVVTTLDRTVPLIEDRLKLSGLWDRCASVRASGLAVLELEHEPQRALAAIVHQAELAVTQDKAEVICLGCGGMAGLDEQIRQRTGVPVIDGVTAAVTIAESLVRLGLSTSKVRTYATPRPKNIIGWPQKFMR
- a CDS encoding NCS1 family nucleobase:cation symporter-1, which gives rise to MRTSLSNNNIALDLPSSHATQTAFDPTLESVVLSPRLHNKDLAPTKAEGRRWGRYSIFALWTNDVHNIANYSFAIGLYALGLGGWQILLSLGIGAALVYFFMNLSGYMGQKTGVPFPVISRISFGIHGAQIPALIRAVIAIAWFGIQTYLASVVFRVLLTAVHPGFADYDHDSILGLSTLGWVCFVAIWFVQLAILAYGMEMVRRYEAFAGPVILLTVAALAAWMYFQANATIAWSIREPLTGGEMWRNIFAGGALWLAIYGTLILNFCDFARSSPCRKTIKVGNFWGLPVNILVFAAITVLLCGAQFQINGRIIESPTEIIASIPNTFFLVLGCLAFLIVTVAVNIMANFVAPAFVLSNLAPKYLTFRRAGLISATIAVLILPWNLYNSPLVIVYFLSGLGALLGPLYGVIMVDYWLVRKGQVNVPQLYSEDPNGAYYYSRGVNLRAVAAFIPAALIAIVLALVPGFHLVSPFSWLIGAAIAGLLYLIIAKRQPHYADVSGEAIAVDNVSH
- a CDS encoding phosphoadenylyl-sulfate reductase, whose protein sequence is MSPTFDVVELATTYANKSAQDILKLAFAEFGDDLWISFSGAEDVVLVDMAWKLNKNVKVFSLDTGRLHPETYRFIDQVREHYKIDIELVSPDYTKLEPFVKEKGLFSFYKDGHGECCGIRKIEPLRRKLSGVKAWATGQRRDQSPGTRSAVAVMEIDTAFSTPERTLYKFNPLAQMTSEEIWGYIRMLELPYNSLHERGFISIGCEPCTRPVLPNQHEREGRWWWEEATQKECGLHAGNIISKA
- the thrH gene encoding bifunctional phosphoserine phosphatase/homoserine phosphotransferase ThrH, whose protein sequence is MEIACLDLEGVLVPEIWIAFAEKTGIESLRATTRDIPDYDVLMKQRLRILDEHGLKLADIQEVIATLKPLDGAVEFVNWLRERFQVVILSDTFYEFSQPLMRQLGFPTLLCHRLITDDTGRVTSYQLRQKDPKRQSVLAFKSLYYRVIAAGDSYNDTTMLGEADAGILFHAPDNVIAEFPQFPAVHTFEELKQEFIKASNRTLSL
- the pabB gene encoding aminodeoxychorismate synthase component I, whose protein sequence is MLTCSVHPLPYRANPAEYFAAIRHAPGAVLLDSGRPSAERGRFDLLSAWPLEQLTVSPDESGGDFLQRLRDRLTELGEATVAHDLPFAGGLIGYLSYDFGRHLENLPSQAQDDLQLPDARFGLYAWALISDHQQATSQLVFHPTLVDSERQRLIQLFSQPVAETAATFKLQAPMNADLSAEQYRQAIERIQQYIQAGDCYQVNFAQRFRAPCQGDPWTAYCALRLACPTPFSGFQSLPDGGAVLSLSPERFVKVSERHVETRPIKGTRPRGLSPAEDAANAAELLASPKDRAENLMIVDLLRNDLGRTCRTGSVSVPELFSLESYPNVHHLVSSVTGELADDRDALDLIAGSFPGGSITGAPKIRAMQIIDELEPTRRGLYCGSLLYLDVRGEMDSSIAIRSLLVKDGQVCCWGGGGIVADSEWQAEYQESITKVKVLLDTLQNL
- a CDS encoding alpha-L-glutamate ligase-like protein, with amino-acid sequence MFGFWKTWKALEARGIMGINRRNADYVLKYNKRSLYPIVDDKIITKERAIAAGIHVPELYGVISTEKEIDKLGEIIGGRNDFVIKPAQGAGGDGIIVVADRFEGRYRTVSGKIIPHEEIEHHISSILTGLYSLGGHRDRALIEYRVIPDQIFKSISYEGVPDIRIIVLMGYPVMAMLRLPTRQSGGKANLHQGAIGVGVDLATGLTLRGTWLNNIITKHPDTTNAVDGVQLPYWDGFMKLAAGCYELCGLGYIGVDMVLDQEKGPLILELNARPGLNIQIANDCGLTLRTHAVEARLEELKARGVTETVEERVAFVQEMFGHIPPVEG
- a CDS encoding inactive transglutaminase family protein; the protein is MRSLTLHLKMLIAILVVLGISVTAYQIFVLGIPVTEDATDDLWNIDAKVEFVASAKDPVKIQMFVPPLSRDYVSLNESFISNNYGVAVNRVDGNRKVTWSARRAKGNQTLYYRLVLTKRYTAEKAKIKGPTFRDSIAVEGPEKLAAEALLAPIRQHSADVETFISEAIKRVNNSNDDNAKMLLAGDPTPAHKAKIVELLLSIAHVPVEKVHTIRLVADQPQTPELWLRSFNGTDWLYFNPENGEQGLPTDRLLWWTGDENLITVDGGKKATVTFSMNNSEMNAIRLAKLTDENTDANFLEYSLYGLPLQTQQTFMIMVMIPIGVLVILILRNLIGLQTLGTFTPVLIALAFRETQLGFGIVLFTIITALGLSLRSYLEHLKLQMLPRLSVVLTFVVVLIAAISLFSHKLGLERGLSVALFPMVILTMTIERLSITWEERGASHAMKVAIGTLFAASLAHLIMSVPELVYFVFTFPAILLILVGFMLAMGRYRGYRLTELVRFKAFLKKADA